The Sphingopyxis sp. CCNWLW2 genome contains the following window.
CGCGCCGCGCGCTAAGCGGCGCCGGATATGAGCCTGTTTCCGCCCGCCTCCTGCCCCCGGCTGATCGTCAAGATCGGATCGGCGCTGCTCGTCGATCCGTCGGGCGCGGTGCGGCGCGACTGGCTCGTCGGGATTGCGGCGGACATTGCCGAACGGACGCGCGCGGGCCAGCAGGTCGCCGTGGTCTCGTCGGGTGCGATCGCGCTCGGCGCGCGGCGGCTGGGATTGGCCAAGGGCGGACGCGGGACGCTCGAGGATGCGCAGGCCGCTGCCGCGACCGGACAGATCGCGCTGTCGCAGGTATGGGCCGAGGTGCTCGGTGTCGAAGGGCTGACCGCGGCGCAGATGCTCGTCACGCTCGACGATCTCGAGCATCGCCGCCGCTATCTCAATGCCGCGGCGACTCTCGACCGGCTGCTCAGCCTCGGCGTCGTGCCGATCATCAACGAGAATGACAGCGTCGCGACCGAGGAAATCCGCTTTGGCGACAACGACCGGCTTGCGGCGCGGGTTGCGCAGGCGGCCACAGCGGGCGGCGTGATCCTGCTGTCCGATATCGACGGCCTCTACGACCGCAACCCCGCGCAGGACGGCGCCGTCCATATCGCGCGCATCGAGCGCATCGATGCCGCGATCGAGGCGATGGCCGACACGGGTTCGGCATCGGGCATGGGATCGGGCGGCATGGTGTCGAAGATCGCCGCGGCGCGGATCGCCAACGCCGCGGGCGCGCACCTTGCGATCGCGTCGGGGCGCATCGACCGGCCGCTGTCGACCGCGGCGCGGCACAGCCTGTTCGTCGCCGACAAGGGCGCGAGCGCGCGCAAGGCCTGGCTCGCGGGCGGGCTCACCGCCAAGGGCCGGATCGAGATCGACGCGGGCGCCGCGAAGGCGCTGCACGGCGGCGCGAGCCTGCTCGCCGCCGGCGTGACCGCGGTCAGCGGCAGTTTCGCGCGCGGCGACATCCTCGACATCGCCGGCCCCGACGGGCGCGTCATTGCGCGCGGCCTGTCCGAATATCCGGGCGCCGACGCCGCGAACATCGTCGGCCTCGGCCGTGACGCGCAGGAGGCCGCGCTCGGCTACGCACCGCGGAGCGCGATGGTGCATCGCGACCATATGGTGCTGCTGTGACCCAGCCCCTGCTCGCGATGACCGGCGCGACCGGCTTCGTGGGCGGCGCGACGATGCGCGATGCGGTCGCGGCGGGCTGGCACGTCCGCGCCCTCACCCGGCGGCCGCAGCCCGAACGCGAAGGCGTGACTTGGATCGCGGGGGCGCTCGATGACAAGGACAGCCTTGCCGAGATGGCGGCGGGCGCCGACGTCGTCATGCACATCGCAGGGGTCGTCAACGTCCCCACCCGCGCCGCCTTCGAGGCAGGGAATGCGATCGCGACCGCCAACGTCGTCGACGCCGCGCGCGGTGCCGGCGTCACGCGCTTCGTCCACGTCTCATCGCTCGCGGCGCGCGAGCCCGGCATTTCCAATTACGGCTGGTCGAAGGAACGCGCCGAGGCGGTCGTCCAGGACAGCGGGCTCGACTGGACGATCGTGCGGCCACCCGCCGTGTTCGGGCCCGGCGATACCGAAATGCTCGACCTGTTCCGCATGGCGCGGCGCGGCATCGCACTGGTGCCGAGCGGGCGCATGTCGGCGATCTATGTCGACGAGCTCGCCCGGCTGCTCGTCACGCTCGCCGCCGACCGCGGCGCGAGCATCGGCCAGATTTACGAGCCCGACGACGGCAAGCCCACCGGCTGGTCGCATCGCGGCTTTGCCCGCGCGGTCGCGCGCGCCGTGGGGCGCCAGCGGCTGTCGACGGTCGCGACCCCCGCCTTGTTGCTCAGGGCGGGCGGGCGGCTCGACAAGCTCGTCCGTCGCAGCCGCGCCAAGCTGACCCCCGACCGCGCGCGCTATATCGCGCATCCCGACTGGGTCGCGACCGAAGGCGCGTGCCCGCCCGCCGCGCTGTGGCGTCCCGAGCGCGACACCGACGACGCGCTGGCCGAAACCGTCCGCTGGTATCGCCGCGAAGGCTGGCTCTGACGTCGCCGGTAAGGTGTCGGCGTTCGCCCGTCGAAGCGTGCATTGCCAAGGGCGAGCCGCATCCCTAGGTTTGCGGACATGACCGATAGCACTGCGAACACACCCAACGATCCCGCCGGCCCCTGGGTCATCCCCGTGCGCCGCCCGCTGCCGGGCGACGGCAAGCCGAGGTCGACGACCAGCTTCCCGCGCAAGGTCTGGCACCTGCTCGTCGGGATCAAGGATGCGCTCGCGCTGATCTTCCTGCTGCTCTTCTTCGTCGCCTTGTTCGGCCTGCTTTCGGGGCGCCCTAATGCCGGCCTGCCCGTCAGCCAGGGCGCGCTGCTGATCGAACTCGACGGCATCGTCAGCGAACAGCCCTCCGAAGTCGATCCGCTCGCCGCGCTGTCGGGCGGCGCGCAGCTCAAGGAAATCCGCGTCCGCGACGTCGTTCATGCGCTGGAGGTCGCCGCCGACGACAAGCGCGTGACCTCGGTCGTGCTCGACCTCGACCGCTTCCTCGGCGGCGGGCAGGTCTCGCTCGCCGAAATCGGCGCCGCGGTCGACAAGGTGCGCGCGAAGAAAAAGCCGGTGCTCGCCTTTGCCGCCGCCTACACCACCGACAGCTATCAGGTCGCGGCGCACGCGAGCGAAATCTGGGCCGACGGCATCGGCGGCGTCGCGATCGCGGGGCCGGGCGGATCGCGCCTCTATTACAAGGGATTGATGGACCGGCTCGGCATCACCGCACATATCTACCGCGTCGGCACCTTCAAGAGCGCGGTCGAGCCCTTCCTGCGTACCGACCAGTCGCCCGAGGCGAAGGAAGCCGACCTCGCCTACGCCAGTGTGCTCTGGGACAACTGGCTGACCGACGTCAAAAAGGCGCGTCCGGCGGCGAAGCTCGACGCGTTCATCGCCGACACCGCGGGTGCGGTGCGCGCGGCGGGAAATGATTTGTCGAAAGCTTCGGTCGATGCCGGCCTTGTCGACAAGGTCGGCAGCCGCATGGCGTTCAACCGCCGCGTCGCCGAGATCAGCGGCACGCCCGACGACAGCAAGCCGTGGGAATATAATGCGATCCCACTCGAAAACTGGGTCGCCGCCAATCCGCCCTCGACAAGCGGCAGCAGAATCGCGGTCGTCCCCGTCGTCGGTGAAATCGTTGACGGCGAGGCACCGAGCGGCGTCGCGGGCGGCGAAACCGTTGCAAAGCATATCCTCGACGCCGCGACCGACAGCAGCGTCAAGGCGATCGTCCTCCGCGTCGACTCACCCGGCGGATCGGTGCTCGCGTCGGAGGAAATCCGGCAGGCGCTGCTCGTCGCAAAGGCGAAGAAGCGGCCGATCGTGGTGTCGATGGCCAATGTCGCGGCGTCGGGCGGCTATTGGATTTCAACGCCGGCCGACCGCATCTTTGCCGAGCCCGAGACGATCACCGGATCGATCGGTGTGTTCGGCATCCTGCCGAGCTTCGACCAGGCGCTGGCCAAGATCGGGGTCAATGCCGACGGCATCGCGACGACGCCGCTGTCGGGCCAGCCCGACGTGTTCGGCGGGGTGAACGACGAGTTCAACGCGCTGGCGCAGGCGAGCGTCGAGGACGTCTATGCCCGCTTCACCGGTCTTGTCGCGAAGAGCCGCAAGCAGCCGCTCGACAAGATCCTGCCCATCGCCGAAGGGCGCGTCTGGGCGGGCGGCACCGCGCGCCAGATCGGGCTTGTCGACCAGTTCGGCGGCCTGCCCGATGCGCTGAAGGCCGCGGCGAAGCTCGCCAAGATCGACGGCGATTTCCACGCCAAATATTTCGAGGACGAGCCGAGCGAATTCTCAAAGCTGCTCGCGAGCTGGTCGGGCGCCGAGGAAGAGACGGCGGCCCTTCCCCGCGGCTGGTTCGGCATTGCGGCGATGAACCGCCAGCTCACCGAACGGCGGCTGGTGCAGGATCTGACGATGCTGACGCAGGCGGGATCGGTGCAGGCCTCGTGCCTCGACTGCCGCGCGTACCTCCCCGCCGTCCCGCGGCCGGGTCAGGCCGAGGCGAAGGGCTTTTTCGCGACGATGGCGCTGCTGCTGAAGTAAAGCTCAAACGGAGGCGCTGTCCCGAAAGAAGTGTGTCCCCGCGAAAGCGGGGACCCATCTCCTGATGGTTCCAAATTGCATCGACCGGTGATGGGCCCCCGCCTTCGCAGGGGTACGGTTTTTCTCTCGCGGCGACTTAGGCAGCGACCGCGGTCGTTTGGTTTATGTGTCCCGCGATCGCATCGGCCATCGTGTCGACCAGCCCCAGCGGCAGGTCGTGCCCCATGCCGGGGATCGTCAGCAGCCGCGCGCCAGCGATATTCTCCGCCGTGTCGCGTCCGCCCGGCAGCGGCACCAGCGGATCATCCTCGCCATGGATGACGAGCGTCGGTGCCTCGATGTCTTTCAGGATCGGACGCCGGTCGCCATCGGCGACGATCGCGGCCATCTGCCGCGCAACACCCTGCGGATACCAGCCGCGCTCGAAGTCGGCGCGGACGCGGCGCTGCAGCCGGTCTTCCGCAGCCGGATAGCCGGGGCTGCCGATCACGCGCGCGGCGTTGACCGAGTAAGCGATCAGCGCCTCCTTGTCGCCGTTCATCGGGCGGTTCGCGAGCACCTGCATCGCTTCCTTCTGCGCGCGCGGCAGGCGGCGGTTGCCCGTGGTCGACATCACCGAGGTCAACGACAGCACGCGGTCGGGGTAGCGCGCGGCGATATGCTGTGAAATCATCCCGCCCATCGACACGCCGACGACATGCGCGCGGTCGATGCCGAGATGGTCGAGCAGGCCGATGCCGTCGGCCGCCATATCGGCCAGCGTATAAGCGGGACGGATCGGCAGCCCGATCACCGATTTGACGATCATCCATTTGACGTTCGGCACGCCCGCGGCATCGAAGCGCGTCGACAGGCCGACGTCGCGATTGTCGTAGCGGATCGTGCGGAAACCGCGGGTGTTCAGCGCATCGACGAACTCGTCGGGCCACAGCGTCAGTTGTCCGCCCAGCCCCATCACCAGCAATATGACGGGCGCGTCCCTTGGCCCCTTGTCCTCATAGGTGATGCTGATGCCGTTGAAGGTCGCTTGCTCTGTCTGCATGAAAATCCCTTGGCTGGAAGTCGGATCACCCCGCGGTGGCGGGCTTGTAATTGGCGGCGTTCGAGGTGAATTCGGCGCGGCCATAACCGTCGAGCTGGCGCTCGATCCGGCGCACGAGGCGGCGATCGGCGAGGTGACGGATCACGGGCAGGCGCGAGGCGACGCGATACGCCGCCATGCGCCCCGCAATGCCGAGCATCGTCGCGCCATAGATGAGGTGGTCGCGGCGCCTGACCGGCACGCCGACATTCGCCGCGCGCGCCTCGTCGCCGGCGAGGAAGGCCTTCACGAAAAAGACGCGGCTGACCGAATATTCGAGGCGGCGCTTCACCAGCCCTTTCGGCGACATATCCTTCGACAGTTCGGCGTCCATCGTCGCGCGCAGCAGACCGCCGCAGACCTGATCGTCATATTCGTAACGCAGCGTCGCGCTGCGCGTGCGCCAGATGCGGACGATCTCCTGCGGCGTGTCGGCGAGCAGATCCTCGGGCAACCCGAGCAGATAGCAGCGATAGCGCGCGAGCTCGACGCGGCCGCGTTCGAGCCGCGTGAAACTTGTCCGCCCCTTCGCGAGCACCTCCTGCGACATAAAATAGACCGGGATCAGCCCCGCAGGCATCTGGTCGAGCTGCGGGATCGGCATGCCATAGGTTTCGGCATCCCACATGCCGGGACGCGACAGCACGTTGATACGCACCATCGAATGCATCAGCCGCACCATCGCCGCGGCCTTGAACCCCGGCCCGAAGCGATCGAGCGCACCGGGGAGCGCGGTGGTGGCAAAGAAGGTCGCGGTTTCCTTCACCCGCCGAGCGGCGGTCGCCTGACCGAGCGTGCCGGTGAGCGCCATCGGCAG
Protein-coding sequences here:
- the proB gene encoding glutamate 5-kinase, whose translation is MSLFPPASCPRLIVKIGSALLVDPSGAVRRDWLVGIAADIAERTRAGQQVAVVSSGAIALGARRLGLAKGGRGTLEDAQAAAATGQIALSQVWAEVLGVEGLTAAQMLVTLDDLEHRRRYLNAAATLDRLLSLGVVPIINENDSVATEEIRFGDNDRLAARVAQAATAGGVILLSDIDGLYDRNPAQDGAVHIARIERIDAAIEAMADTGSASGMGSGGMVSKIAAARIANAAGAHLAIASGRIDRPLSTAARHSLFVADKGASARKAWLAGGLTAKGRIEIDAGAAKALHGGASLLAAGVTAVSGSFARGDILDIAGPDGRVIARGLSEYPGADAANIVGLGRDAQEAALGYAPRSAMVHRDHMVLL
- a CDS encoding NAD-dependent epimerase/dehydratase family protein; translated protein: MTGATGFVGGATMRDAVAAGWHVRALTRRPQPEREGVTWIAGALDDKDSLAEMAAGADVVMHIAGVVNVPTRAAFEAGNAIATANVVDAARGAGVTRFVHVSSLAAREPGISNYGWSKERAEAVVQDSGLDWTIVRPPAVFGPGDTEMLDLFRMARRGIALVPSGRMSAIYVDELARLLVTLAADRGASIGQIYEPDDGKPTGWSHRGFARAVARAVGRQRLSTVATPALLLRAGGRLDKLVRRSRAKLTPDRARYIAHPDWVATEGACPPAALWRPERDTDDALAETVRWYRREGWL
- the sppA gene encoding signal peptide peptidase SppA; this translates as MTDSTANTPNDPAGPWVIPVRRPLPGDGKPRSTTSFPRKVWHLLVGIKDALALIFLLLFFVALFGLLSGRPNAGLPVSQGALLIELDGIVSEQPSEVDPLAALSGGAQLKEIRVRDVVHALEVAADDKRVTSVVLDLDRFLGGGQVSLAEIGAAVDKVRAKKKPVLAFAAAYTTDSYQVAAHASEIWADGIGGVAIAGPGGSRLYYKGLMDRLGITAHIYRVGTFKSAVEPFLRTDQSPEAKEADLAYASVLWDNWLTDVKKARPAAKLDAFIADTAGAVRAAGNDLSKASVDAGLVDKVGSRMAFNRRVAEISGTPDDSKPWEYNAIPLENWVAANPPSTSGSRIAVVPVVGEIVDGEAPSGVAGGETVAKHILDAATDSSVKAIVLRVDSPGGSVLASEEIRQALLVAKAKKRPIVVSMANVAASGGYWISTPADRIFAEPETITGSIGVFGILPSFDQALAKIGVNADGIATTPLSGQPDVFGGVNDEFNALAQASVEDVYARFTGLVAKSRKQPLDKILPIAEGRVWAGGTARQIGLVDQFGGLPDALKAAAKLAKIDGDFHAKYFEDEPSEFSKLLASWSGAEEETAALPRGWFGIAAMNRQLTERRLVQDLTMLTQAGSVQASCLDCRAYLPAVPRPGQAEAKGFFATMALLLK
- a CDS encoding alpha/beta fold hydrolase; this encodes MQTEQATFNGISITYEDKGPRDAPVILLVMGLGGQLTLWPDEFVDALNTRGFRTIRYDNRDVGLSTRFDAAGVPNVKWMIVKSVIGLPIRPAYTLADMAADGIGLLDHLGIDRAHVVGVSMGGMISQHIAARYPDRVLSLTSVMSTTGNRRLPRAQKEAMQVLANRPMNGDKEALIAYSVNAARVIGSPGYPAAEDRLQRRVRADFERGWYPQGVARQMAAIVADGDRRPILKDIEAPTLVIHGEDDPLVPLPGGRDTAENIAGARLLTIPGMGHDLPLGLVDTMADAIAGHINQTTAVAA
- a CDS encoding oxygenase MpaB family protein: MNSDVSTIARRVRGQADALPELFGRFDFDKAPERWAPEVDAVSELSRVGSINRASYLDDPELLGRIREYTMLGDRTGDAYAALMPRYGFQRTVAMLVEACDKGVEAVDDAPPELAALIGEMEQKPDWLDMKLVEEGAAYERNATANLSPFLIRGAFIATFLNKYSALPMALTGTLGQATAARRVKETATFFATTALPGALDRFGPGFKAAAMVRLMHSMVRINVLSRPGMWDAETYGMPIPQLDQMPAGLIPVYFMSQEVLAKGRTSFTRLERGRVELARYRCYLLGLPEDLLADTPQEIVRIWRTRSATLRYEYDDQVCGGLLRATMDAELSKDMSPKGLVKRRLEYSVSRVFFVKAFLAGDEARAANVGVPVRRRDHLIYGATMLGIAGRMAAYRVASRLPVIRHLADRRLVRRIERQLDGYGRAEFTSNAANYKPATAG